The genomic window CCCGCCCTGGTTTTTGGTTTTGCACGGGATGGTCGGAGATGGGCGAAAAAAAATCTACGAAgattaacctacgaaaaaaactgAACGAAAGTgggggacgaaaattgaccggcggagactaTTAACTGCTGCATTAGGAGTACAGATTACAAGCGTTTAATACCACCTCGTATGTGACTAAAACTCTCGCCACCTCGTACGTGACCAAAACTAATGGTAAAAAAACTAATCACGAGACGAAACCAAAAATATCACCTTGCTTTAATAATAGGTATAGGTATATAGATTCCTTCGTCAAGatgacgggcgcagcaacgcgcgccttgaTGTTCTAGTCTAGATAAAATAGCAAATCTGCTCCTTTAACATCCTTGTACTCCCGTCGttatatttaggaactgagggagtacaaATCAAACCAAAGGAGTCCTTAGTCGGGCTCTTCATTTTTCTTTTTAGGATCAGTCAagcttttttgctatttttttgttgCTGGGTTACATTCTTACGAGATGGGCTGGCAGGTCCCACCGGACGGCCCGCGCCGCAGAGCCCAACCGCGACCGAATTCTATCTACCAGTACACGTATGACATGCTTCTGGAAGCTTCCACCCCTTACTAATTTCCTCGCAAGTCGCAACCCGGTGCGAGCCGCCTTTCCCGTCACGAGCACGAAACGGAACCGGGCACCGAGGCCACCCACGGCTCGGCGCAGCGGCGTGCGATAAGGGAGACCGACCGAGGGAGCGAGCGAACCTCTCCGGTGAGGGGACGGGGACGACAAGGCCGGCAAGATTCGAGGGGCCGGCGGAACCAAGCGGAAGGCAGCAGAGTCGTCATCCACGCGGGGCGGCCGCCGGCGAACGGAGCCGGCAGCTCCGGCGCCCAAGGAGATGGGGGTCGACTACTACAAGGTCCTCGGCGTCGACCGTGGCGCCAGCGACGACGACCTCAAGAAGACCTACCGCAAGCTCGCCATGCGGTGGCACCCAGATAAGAACCCCACcaccaagaaggaggcggaggccaAGTTCAAGCAGATCTCCGAGGCGTACGAGGTTGCTTTTCTTTTTTGATCTCCTCTTGCCAATATTAGATTTCCTTTTTCTTCTGCTCTTGAACCGTTAGCCAAATCTGTTCATCGCCAATCATGAAAGGTCACGCTTTGATCCTTGTGTATCTGTGTATGCGGTCAATTCAGATCGACAGTCCTTGCTATTATGTGTGCTGATGGAAAGATTTCCTTCGAGTGCAAGTTTTGACATAATGTTGTATGCCCTTTGTTGTTCCTGTAGGTCTTACTGCACCCAGCGATATGATCTGCTATCCTTTAAACTTTTAATTGTGTACGCTGGAGATAGGTAGAATTGCATTGCATCTTTGTTTAGAATCCGGGATTTAGAAATAATGTTAAGTAGGGACCCTAAACAACTGTTGCAAGTTCAAAGACACTTATCTGTTGATGCAAACTTTAATCCACTCCTTTGGCATCTTTTAGCGCAAGCATCTGGCATGGTTAAATTGACAATTACTACATTGCTCATCGGTTGGTATTTTCTGTTGTGCAGTTTAGAAACGATATTTTGGACTGGATCCTGCCATTTTTTAGCAAGTTTAACTTCCAATAATTAGTTAAGACTCTACTTCCAGCCATTTACTATAAATGTGCATTGATGCTATGTGTTGCCTTATGACCTTTCAGGTCCTTAGCGACTCCCAGAAACGCACAATATATGACCAGCTAGGGGAAGAAGGGCTCAAGGGACAGCCGCCTCCAGGGGCAGGAGGTCCTGGTGCATCTTCCTTCTACCCTGGTGGTGGCCAGTCAACCTCATTTCACTTCAATCCGAGGAGTGCGGATGATATATTTGCTGAGTTTTTCGGATTTTCTGGGCCTTTCGGCCTGGGTGGCATGCCGGGTGGCAGCATGAGAGGGGAACCAAGATCTTATGGTGGGGGCATGTTTAGCAACGAGTATCTCGCTTCGCGATTTGCAGAGGGTTCTGCCGGCAATATGCCGCGCCCATCACACAAACCAGCACCCATTGAGAATCGGCTTCCGGTGACCCTTGCGGATTTGTATAAGGGTGTAGCCAAAAAGATGAAAATCTCAAGAGAGGTCATAGAGACCAGTGGGTAAGCTTCCTTGAATTTCCTGTAACTTCTCAGCTAAGCACGTAGCTGTGAGAAATCGTGGTGTGTAACCTCCTATAGGCTATAGGGATTCAACGGATTATCGGTGGTGAATTAATTGCATTAGAAACTTTTATTTGGAGCAAACATATTGTTCTTCTATGGCCTGTGCATGTCCACTATTGTTGTGACAAATTAATTTAGTTTCCACTCAACTATTAGAAATAGCTGTGTAATTTTTCATAGTAGTCAACTAATCAAGATGGGCTTGTGAAGCTAAGTTGCATTTTGTTGTTTAGTGCCTGGCTTTATACTTTCTGGATAGAATTGAGAATTTGTTTGGAGCCATAGATTATCATGTATTTGTATAGTTTTTGTAGCACGGGATGATACCTATGATAGCTATTAGTAACtgcagcagtccttttgattgtcttATTTCCTTGCTGAGCACAAGAAACCAGTCTCTTCATTGCTCACTCTTTCTATTCAATCTTACAGCTATGCAGTATGGATAGCATGTTTTACATGAGTTTTACTTGTACACTGATACATGTCAGAATCCGACTCGGATTCGGCTATCCAAGTTGGGAATTTTTTGGGATGGACTTTTTATTCTTCACTTAGGTGGGGAAAACGGATAACTAATCA from Triticum aestivum cultivar Chinese Spring chromosome 3B, IWGSC CS RefSeq v2.1, whole genome shotgun sequence includes these protein-coding regions:
- the LOC123069439 gene encoding dnaJ homolog subfamily B member 4 yields the protein MGVDYYKVLGVDRGASDDDLKKTYRKLAMRWHPDKNPTTKKEAEAKFKQISEAYEVLSDSQKRTIYDQLGEEGLKGQPPPGAGGPGASSFYPGGGQSTSFHFNPRSADDIFAEFFGFSGPFGLGGMPGGSMRGEPRSYGGGMFSNEYLASRFAEGSAGNMPRPSHKPAPIENRLPVTLADLYKGVAKKMKISREVIETSGRVSQVEEILTIDVKPGWKKGTKITFPEKGNESPSMTPADIVFIIEEKPHDVFTREGNDLVMTQKISLVEALTGYTMQLTTLDGRNLSIQVNSVIHPSYEEVIPGEGMPIPKEPGKNGNLRVKFSIKFPSRLTSDQKAGIKRLLGS